A part of Cystobacter ferrugineus genomic DNA contains:
- a CDS encoding pseudouridine synthase: MAAERLQKYLARAGVASRRHAEELITSGRVTVNNEKVTELGSKVSPGDLVMVDGSLVTPPEASSYFLLYKPVGVVTTLSDPQGRPTVASYIEQTGKRLFPVGRLDYDAEGALLVTDDGALAHKLTHPSFQVPRTYLAKVKGSPDAATLDKLRGGVRLEDGMATPLSVDVFERAERNTWLKLVVAEGRPHLIKRLCAAVGCPVVRLYRPSYAGVSVDTLRPGELRPLSEAQVRQLQEVADGKATPADREPKLPPRRHGRSAPGFEGDVDEDDEVSEEAAPPRREERKPARAPAGRPERREAGPRGEGGSRPAFRSAAGGRAERNTWTPREDEQEERSERPVRKSFGADAERGERPVRKSFGAGAGRGERPERRSFGADAERGERPARKPFGAGAGRGERPERRSFGADAERGERPARKPFGAGAGRGERPERRSFGADAERGERPARKPFGAGAGRGERPERRSFGADAERGERPARKPFGAGAGRGDRPERRSFGADAERGERPVRKSFGAGAGRGERPERGSFGADPSAERRVPARGPRPERREWAPRGEERSERAPRSGPRGEGGARPARKTWGGAGEEGRPARKTFGGTGGSFGKARPPREGAGAPRGRGPRKGR; the protein is encoded by the coding sequence ATGGCGGCAGAACGTTTGCAGAAGTACCTCGCGCGCGCGGGAGTGGCCTCGCGCCGGCACGCCGAGGAGCTCATCACCAGCGGGCGCGTGACGGTGAACAACGAGAAGGTCACCGAGCTGGGCTCCAAGGTGTCCCCGGGAGACCTGGTGATGGTGGACGGCTCGCTCGTCACGCCGCCCGAGGCGAGCTCGTACTTCCTGCTCTACAAGCCGGTGGGCGTCGTGACGACGCTGTCGGATCCCCAGGGCCGCCCCACGGTGGCCAGCTACATCGAGCAGACGGGCAAGCGGCTCTTCCCCGTGGGCCGGTTGGACTACGACGCGGAAGGGGCGCTGCTCGTCACGGACGACGGGGCGCTCGCGCACAAGCTCACGCATCCGAGCTTCCAGGTGCCGCGCACCTACCTGGCCAAGGTGAAGGGCTCGCCGGACGCGGCCACGCTGGACAAGCTGCGCGGTGGCGTGCGGCTCGAGGACGGCATGGCCACGCCGCTGTCCGTGGACGTGTTCGAGCGGGCCGAGCGCAACACGTGGCTCAAGCTCGTGGTGGCCGAGGGCCGCCCGCACCTCATCAAGCGCCTGTGCGCCGCGGTGGGCTGCCCGGTGGTGCGCTTGTACCGGCCTTCCTACGCGGGCGTCTCCGTGGACACGCTGCGCCCCGGCGAGCTGCGGCCGCTGTCCGAGGCCCAGGTGCGCCAGCTCCAGGAGGTGGCGGATGGCAAGGCCACGCCCGCGGACCGGGAGCCGAAGCTGCCTCCCCGGCGGCATGGGCGCTCGGCACCGGGCTTCGAGGGGGATGTGGACGAGGATGACGAGGTGAGTGAGGAGGCGGCGCCGCCGCGGCGCGAGGAGCGCAAGCCGGCGCGGGCCCCCGCGGGTCGTCCCGAGCGTCGGGAGGCGGGTCCTCGTGGGGAAGGGGGCTCCCGGCCGGCGTTCCGGAGCGCGGCGGGTGGCCGTGCCGAGCGCAACACGTGGACGCCTCGGGAGGATGAGCAGGAGGAGCGCAGTGAGCGCCCCGTGCGCAAGTCCTTCGGGGCCGATGCCGAGCGCGGTGAGCGTCCTGTTCGCAAGTCCTTTGGGGCAGGCGCCGGGCGGGGCGAGCGGCCCGAGCGCAGGTCCTTCGGGGCGGATGCCGAGCGCGGTGAGCGTCCCGCCCGCAAGCCTTTTGGTGCGGGGGCCGGGCGGGGCGAGCGTCCTGAGCGCAGGTCCTTCGGGGCCGATGCCGAGCGCGGTGAGCGTCCCGCCCGCAAGCCTTTTGGCGCGGGRGCCGGGCGGGGYGAGCGTCCYGAGCGCAGGTCCTTCGGAGCCGATGCCGAGCGCGGTGAGCGTCCCGCCCGCAAGCCTTTTGGCGCGGGAGCCGGGCGGGGTGAGCGTCCTGAGCGCAGGTCCTTCGGAGCCGATGCCGAGCGGGGCGAGCGTCCCGCCCGCAAGCCCTTCGGGGCGGGGGCTGGGCGCGGCGATCGCCCCGAGCGCAGGTCCTTTGGGGCCGATGCCGAGCGCGGTGAGCGTCCCGTGCGCAAGTCCTTTGGTGCGGGGGCCGGGCGTGGCGAGCGGCCCGAGCGTGGGTCCTTCGGCGCGGATCCGAGCGCCGAGCGCCGGGTTCCCGCCCGGGGTCCCCGTCCGGAGCGCCGTGAGTGGGCCCCCCGTGGCGAGGAGCGGAGCGAGCGGGCTCCGCGGTCCGGACCGCGCGGCGAGGGCGGAGCGAGGCCCGCCCGCAAGACGTGGGGAGGCGCGGGAGAGGAAGGGCGGCCCGCTCGGAAGACCTTCGGGGGGACGGGAGGCTCGTTCGGCAAGGCTCGCCCCCCGCGCGAGGGTGCTGGGGCGCCTAGGGGGCGAGGGCCCCGCAAGGGTCGCTGA
- a CDS encoding segregation and condensation protein A, producing MSTGGGPSDPPSEDLLDADVPRTPGDAFRIALPNFEGPLDLLLHLIKEHRLDIFDIPLALITEKYLEYLERMREINLDIAGEFLVMAATLAHLKSRMLLPRQDVAEQAVDAVAELQQEEAGDPREELVRRLLEYQKYKDAAEQLARQDILDRDIFPRRVPLEAVPIPEEEVGLQEFSVLKLIEALDRVMERLAPKLQHEVVREKVSLSDAMRRIAEKLSGAESCTFDSLFEEQRTRQAVIITFLAILEMVKRRLLKVSQEEPLAAILLRPNGDALKNLLPTEMDESDYR from the coding sequence GTGAGCACAGGCGGCGGTCCCAGCGATCCTCCTTCCGAGGACCTGCTCGACGCGGACGTCCCCCGTACGCCGGGGGACGCCTTCCGCATCGCCTTGCCCAATTTCGAGGGGCCGCTCGATCTGCTGCTCCACCTCATCAAGGAGCACCGGCTCGATATCTTCGACATCCCCCTGGCGCTCATCACCGAGAAGTACCTCGAGTACCTGGAGCGCATGCGGGAGATCAACCTGGACATCGCCGGGGAGTTCCTGGTGATGGCCGCCACGCTCGCCCACCTCAAGAGCCGCATGCTGCTGCCGCGCCAGGACGTGGCCGAGCAGGCGGTGGACGCGGTGGCCGAGCTGCAGCAGGAGGAGGCGGGCGACCCGCGCGAGGAGCTGGTGCGCCGGCTGCTGGAGTACCAGAAGTACAAGGATGCCGCCGAGCAGCTCGCCCGCCAGGACATCCTCGATCGGGACATCTTCCCGCGCCGCGTGCCCCTGGAGGCGGTGCCCATCCCCGAGGAGGAGGTGGGGCTGCAGGAGTTCAGCGTCCTCAAGCTCATCGAGGCGTTGGACCGGGTGATGGAGCGGCTGGCGCCCAAGCTCCAGCACGAGGTGGTGCGTGAGAAGGTGAGCCTGTCGGACGCCATGCGCCGCATCGCGGAGAAGCTCTCGGGGGCGGAATCCTGCACGTTCGACAGCCTGTTCGAGGAGCAGCGCACGCGTCAGGCGGTGATCATCACCTTCCTGGCCATCCTGGAGATGGTGAAGCGGCGGCTGCTCAAGGTGAGCCAGGAGGAGCCGCTCGCGGCCATCCTCCTGCGGCCCAACGGGGACGCACTGAAGAACCTGCTCCCCACGGAGATGGACGAGAGTGACTACCGGTAA
- the scpB gene encoding SMC-Scp complex subunit ScpB, with translation MTTGKEGPGDTGGKPARGSGGPSPFTEEEIAAVTGPGDEDELEDSDVATIEADEAPDLQSSFEKLLVKSRNLSPERIRTVVESVLFVADKPLDLNQLYEATGIDREKIQEALNQISGIHRDGISGIVLYEVAGAWQFRTDPHSAEYVRRYLRVKPQRLTRAAVETLAIIAYRQPVTRPEVEDIRGVDCGAVIKALLDRKLIKILGKKEEVGRPMLYGTTREFLEFFALKDLSALPTLREFHELTQEHQEIVEKERPAAPPASGTVEALADPEFQKRMEKSVAASEAALEELEEAMNAADKTQQAATSLLNPTPPPTEGGSGSEPG, from the coding sequence GTGACTACCGGTAAAGAGGGCCCCGGGGACACCGGGGGCAAGCCAGCACGTGGCTCGGGAGGGCCGAGCCCCTTCACCGAGGAGGAGATCGCCGCCGTCACCGGCCCCGGTGACGAGGACGAGCTGGAGGACTCGGATGTCGCCACCATCGAGGCCGACGAGGCGCCCGACCTCCAGTCCTCCTTCGAGAAGCTGCTGGTCAAGAGCCGCAACCTGTCTCCCGAGCGCATCCGCACCGTGGTGGAGAGCGTGCTCTTCGTGGCGGACAAGCCCCTGGACCTCAACCAGCTCTACGAGGCCACGGGCATCGACCGGGAGAAGATCCAGGAAGCGCTCAACCAGATCTCCGGCATCCACCGCGACGGCATCAGCGGCATCGTGCTCTACGAGGTGGCCGGCGCCTGGCAGTTCCGCACGGATCCCCACTCGGCCGAGTACGTGCGGCGCTACCTGCGCGTCAAACCCCAGCGCCTCACGCGCGCCGCCGTGGAGACGCTCGCCATCATCGCCTACCGCCAGCCCGTCACCCGCCCGGAGGTGGAGGACATCCGCGGCGTGGACTGCGGCGCGGTCATCAAGGCCCTGCTCGACCGCAAGCTGATCAAGATCCTCGGCAAGAAGGAGGAGGTGGGCCGGCCCATGCTGTACGGCACCACGCGCGAGTTCCTCGAATTCTTCGCCCTCAAGGACCTGTCCGCCCTGCCCACGCTGCGCGAATTCCACGAGCTGACGCAGGAGCACCAGGAGATTGTGGAAAAGGAGCGCCCGGCTGCACCCCCGGCCAGTGGTACGGTGGAGGCGCTGGCGGATCCAGAGTTCCAGAAACGGATGGAAAAGAGCGTGGCGGCTTCCGAGGCCGCGCTCGAGGAGTTGGAGGAGGCCATGAATGCCGCGGACAAGACGCAGCAGGCCGCCACCAGCCTCCTGAACCCGACCCCCCCGCCCACCGAGGGCGGCTCGGGGTCCGAGCCCGGTTGA
- the trpS gene encoding tryptophan--tRNA ligase, with protein sequence MRILSGVQSSGRLHIGNYYGAIRQFVHLQDEGQAFFFIANYHSLTTLRDPRQAETYTREAAMAYLSLGLDPKKAVLFRQSDVREVLELYWLLGTVVPVANLERATSYKDKLAKGISADFGLFAYPVLMAADILLYSPDFVPVGKDQIQHIEFARDWAVKFNLTYVPGYDPQDPEGKEKGHAPGLLKLPAARVQEDTATVPGVDGQKMSKSYGNTIDLFGDEKELKKRIMGIKTDSTPVEAPKPTENAPLYDLLKLMLPADRFAEVDASWRAGGKGYGDYKKLLLAAFHDTFGPARQRYTELQNDPAELERILQDGAERARAEATQVLQRVRRAVGIP encoded by the coding sequence ATGCGGATTCTTTCGGGCGTGCAGTCCTCGGGTCGGCTGCACATCGGCAACTACTACGGCGCCATCCGGCAGTTCGTGCATCTCCAGGACGAGGGCCAGGCCTTCTTCTTCATCGCCAACTACCACTCGCTCACCACGCTCCGGGACCCCCGCCAGGCGGAGACCTACACGCGCGAGGCCGCCATGGCCTACCTGTCGCTCGGGTTGGATCCGAAGAAGGCGGTGCTCTTCCGCCAGAGTGATGTGCGCGAGGTGTTGGAGCTGTACTGGCTGCTCGGCACGGTGGTGCCCGTGGCCAACCTGGAGCGTGCCACCAGCTACAAGGACAAGCTGGCCAAGGGCATCAGCGCCGACTTCGGCCTGTTCGCCTACCCGGTGCTCATGGCCGCCGACATCCTGCTCTACAGCCCGGACTTCGTGCCGGTGGGCAAGGATCAGATTCAACACATCGAGTTCGCGCGCGACTGGGCGGTGAAGTTCAACCTCACCTACGTGCCGGGCTACGATCCGCAGGATCCCGAGGGCAAGGAGAAGGGGCACGCCCCCGGCCTGCTCAAGCTGCCCGCGGCGCGCGTGCAGGAGGACACCGCCACGGTGCCGGGCGTGGACGGACAGAAGATGTCCAAGTCCTACGGCAACACCATCGATCTCTTCGGAGACGAGAAGGAGCTCAAGAAGCGCATCATGGGCATCAAGACGGACTCCACCCCCGTGGAGGCGCCCAAGCCCACCGAGAACGCCCCCCTCTATGATCTGCTCAAGCTGATGCTGCCCGCGGACCGCTTCGCCGAGGTGGATGCCTCCTGGCGCGCGGGCGGCAAGGGGTATGGCGACTACAAGAAGCTGCTCCTCGCGGCCTTCCACGACACGTTCGGGCCAGCCCGCCAGCGCTACACGGAGCTGCAGAACGATCCGGCCGAACTCGAGCGCATCCTCCAGGATGGCGCCGAACGGGCCCGCGCCGAAGCCACCCAGGTGTTGCAGCGGGTGCGTCGCGCCGTGGGTATTCCTTGA
- a CDS encoding cyclic nucleotide-binding domain-containing protein, which produces MEARQLREQANEAISKGRFGKAAELLEAYCALEPQDLQSRLRLGDTWVKGGDSRRAILAYQAAAEGFAREGFLPRAIATSKRILELDPSHQGVQHMLASLYARQGGTGLHPPAPPEPTPRTALFIDLPPEIDEALEAALPERPPAPPAQPPPPSPSPPGLRRRTMEVPAIRTASEAPVIPETPVPPTAPVPPAPPPSASFPELVIEADSLLHAVELAAAHAPGLATGEESVSAPSMGERALPEIPLFSDLPREAFIALFERCPLRRFAEGARIIEQGSRGNAFYVICSGRVRIVRESDGTTRELAVLGEGAFFGEMALLSGAPRSASVVGAAEETQVLEISAPVLGDLARLNPQVARALRRFCRQRLLSQVVNTSALFQPFGRKDRRELVERFRAREVRRGEVLIHEGQMVDGLYVVLSGEVAVSKGGQPLAHLREGELFGEMSLLNKTPATATVTAVRNCSLLRLPREDFDTLILTHPQVLVLVSELTESRQRSNEALLGGGFGATDAPHTLSFEDLVLV; this is translated from the coding sequence ATGGAGGCGCGACAGCTCAGGGAGCAGGCCAACGAGGCGATCTCCAAGGGCCGTTTCGGCAAGGCCGCCGAGCTGCTCGAGGCGTACTGCGCGCTGGAGCCCCAGGATCTCCAGTCGCGGTTGCGCCTGGGCGACACCTGGGTGAAGGGCGGGGATTCGCGCCGCGCCATCCTCGCCTACCAGGCCGCCGCCGAGGGGTTCGCCCGCGAGGGCTTCCTGCCGCGCGCCATCGCCACCAGCAAGCGCATCCTGGAGTTGGATCCCTCCCATCAGGGCGTCCAGCACATGCTCGCGAGCCTCTACGCACGCCAGGGTGGGACGGGCCTTCACCCCCCAGCGCCGCCCGAGCCCACGCCCCGGACCGCGTTGTTCATCGATCTGCCCCCCGAGATCGACGAGGCCCTGGAGGCAGCCCTCCCCGAGCGCCCCCCCGCGCCGCCTGCCCAGCCACCGCCTCCGTCTCCATCTCCGCCAGGCCTGCGCCGGCGCACGATGGAGGTGCCGGCGATCCGCACGGCCTCCGAGGCACCGGTGATCCCCGAGACGCCCGTTCCTCCCACGGCGCCCGTTCCTCCGGCACCGCCCCCGAGTGCGTCCTTTCCGGAGCTCGTCATCGAGGCCGACTCCCTGCTGCACGCCGTGGAGTTGGCGGCGGCGCACGCTCCCGGGCTCGCCACGGGCGAGGAGTCCGTGTCCGCGCCTTCCATGGGAGAGCGGGCGCTGCCGGAGATCCCCCTCTTCTCGGACCTGCCGCGCGAGGCCTTCATCGCGCTCTTCGAGCGCTGCCCGCTGCGCCGCTTCGCCGAGGGCGCGCGCATCATCGAGCAGGGCAGCCGGGGCAATGCCTTCTATGTCATCTGCTCGGGCCGCGTGCGCATCGTGCGCGAGTCCGACGGCACGACGCGCGAGCTGGCCGTGCTGGGCGAGGGGGCCTTCTTCGGCGAGATGGCGCTCCTGTCCGGGGCCCCGCGCTCGGCGTCGGTGGTGGGCGCCGCCGAGGAGACGCAGGTGCTGGAGATCTCCGCCCCGGTGCTCGGGGATCTCGCGCGCCTCAATCCCCAGGTGGCGCGGGCACTGCGGCGCTTCTGCCGGCAGCGGCTCCTGTCGCAGGTGGTGAACACCTCGGCGCTCTTCCAACCCTTTGGGCGCAAGGACCGGCGCGAGCTGGTGGAGCGCTTCCGGGCCCGGGAGGTGCGCCGCGGCGAGGTGCTCATCCACGAGGGCCAGATGGTGGATGGCCTCTACGTGGTGCTCTCCGGCGAGGTGGCCGTGAGCAAGGGAGGCCAGCCCCTGGCCCACCTGCGCGAGGGGGAGCTGTTCGGCGAGATGTCCCTGCTGAACAAGACGCCCGCCACCGCCACGGTGACGGCGGTGCGCAACTGCTCGCTGTTGCGGCTGCCCCGCGAGGACTTCGACACCCTCATCCTCACCCACCCGCAGGTGCTCGTGCTGGTGTCAGAACTGACGGAGTCCCGTCAGCGCAGCAACGAGGCTCTCCTCGGCGGCGGCTTCGGCGCCACCGACGCCCCGCACACCCTGTCCTTCGAGGACCTGGTTCTCGTCTGA
- a CDS encoding HEAT repeat domain-containing protein, with product MRTGARPLLVVLALLVSSGCSGNRDQLLADLQSPRPEVRALAVKKLAEESRSEDLALFTRAAKDMAAIVRGEAAVALGKSQDPRVVDLLGELLEDSDVDVQGKAAMALAQVKNDKAKAYLTLQYGRRGRQTRQVIVQALMQANVPGPMAEVVAAESKGIWERNLLTLSEGSLPERVGAAEELGKSGRPEAFNRLLPLVRDSQVVLAAAAVRGLGDLGDKRAAAAILPLLDESFPELRESAITALVRLQEPQAIVRLQAVAGEKSAVSPLAIDGLLELPRQPETDAALCVVALDAVTVDAIRAARAMRDRGGCPLEPIAERLSRVPTAASGLQAVVGLGPSAKELLPKVLPFVSHADAALRALAVDAVTAIADSSSTPVLQKAFEQELAAVQAARQDWISQPLPEKYGQGFDPSVPAATEADRDALTKEKQSSLMSRVKALNAARARELGRPVVQPRPPSELVDDVDASRLQPLAGLLRALGAVRAPGAMELLKGFTQESSVTLRTAALVGLTRLGPEGVAAARDGMFDPERELIKELARALAEQGEAGQAVLVELLPKISNEKLVLLDALTRTGAPPSAVEALNTVVAEGGPESVLAATLLGRLKAKQATPVLVKALEEPTSVGRRELLTALGEVGDGSVAEVVARDLYHDLPEIRAAAAAALARTGTGEQAGALDALKGDYYRRVREAATFALSKTTTAAEGSR from the coding sequence ATGCGAACCGGCGCGCGCCCCCTCCTCGTCGTCCTGGCCCTCCTCGTGTCCTCTGGGTGCAGTGGCAACAGGGATCAACTCCTGGCGGATCTGCAGAGCCCTCGTCCCGAGGTGCGCGCGCTCGCCGTGAAGAAGCTGGCCGAGGAGTCACGCTCCGAGGATCTCGCCCTCTTCACGCGCGCCGCCAAGGACATGGCCGCCATCGTGCGGGGCGAGGCCGCCGTCGCGCTCGGCAAGAGCCAGGATCCCCGCGTGGTGGATCTGCTCGGCGAGCTGCTCGAGGACTCCGACGTGGACGTCCAGGGCAAGGCCGCCATGGCGCTGGCGCAGGTGAAGAACGACAAGGCCAAGGCCTACCTCACCCTGCAGTATGGCCGCCGCGGCCGGCAGACCCGGCAGGTCATCGTCCAGGCGCTCATGCAGGCGAACGTGCCGGGCCCCATGGCCGAGGTCGTCGCCGCCGAATCCAAGGGCATCTGGGAGCGCAATCTGCTCACCCTCTCCGAGGGCTCGCTGCCCGAGCGCGTGGGGGCCGCAGAGGAGCTGGGCAAGAGTGGCCGCCCCGAGGCCTTCAACCGGCTCCTGCCGCTCGTGCGCGACAGCCAGGTCGTCCTCGCCGCCGCGGCGGTGCGGGGCCTGGGAGACCTGGGCGACAAGCGCGCCGCGGCCGCCATCCTTCCCCTGTTGGACGAGAGCTTCCCCGAGCTGCGCGAGTCCGCCATCACCGCGCTCGTGCGGCTTCAGGAGCCCCAGGCCATCGTCCGGTTGCAGGCCGTGGCCGGGGAGAAGAGCGCGGTGAGCCCCCTGGCCATCGACGGCCTGCTGGAGCTGCCCCGCCAGCCCGAGACGGACGCCGCGCTGTGCGTCGTCGCGCTGGACGCCGTCACCGTCGACGCCATCCGCGCCGCCCGCGCCATGCGCGATCGTGGGGGCTGCCCGCTCGAGCCCATCGCCGAGAGGCTGTCCCGCGTCCCCACCGCCGCCAGTGGACTCCAGGCGGTGGTGGGCCTCGGCCCCTCCGCCAAGGAGCTGCTCCCCAAGGTGCTGCCCTTCGTGTCCCACGCGGATGCGGCGCTGCGCGCGCTCGCCGTGGACGCGGTCACGGCCATCGCGGACTCCTCCTCCACGCCCGTGCTGCAGAAGGCCTTCGAGCAGGAGCTCGCCGCCGTCCAGGCCGCGCGCCAGGACTGGATCTCCCAGCCCCTGCCCGAGAAGTACGGCCAGGGCTTCGACCCCAGCGTCCCGGCCGCCACCGAGGCGGACCGCGACGCGCTGACGAAGGAGAAGCAGTCCAGCCTCATGTCGCGCGTGAAGGCGCTCAACGCCGCCAGGGCGCGTGAGCTGGGCCGGCCGGTGGTGCAGCCGCGTCCGCCCTCGGAACTCGTCGACGACGTGGATGCCTCGCGTCTGCAACCCCTGGCCGGACTGCTGCGCGCGCTCGGCGCCGTGCGCGCTCCCGGGGCGATGGAGTTGCTCAAGGGCTTCACCCAGGAGTCCAGCGTGACACTGCGCACCGCCGCCCTGGTGGGCCTCACGCGGCTGGGGCCCGAGGGCGTGGCCGCCGCCCGGGACGGCATGTTCGATCCCGAGCGGGAGCTCATCAAGGAGCTGGCCCGGGCGCTCGCCGAGCAGGGTGAGGCCGGTCAGGCCGTCCTGGTGGAGCTGCTGCCCAAGATCAGCAACGAGAAGCTGGTGTTGCTCGACGCGCTCACCCGCACCGGGGCGCCGCCCTCCGCGGTGGAGGCGCTGAACACCGTGGTGGCCGAGGGCGGTCCCGAGTCGGTCCTGGCCGCCACGCTGCTCGGCCGGCTCAAGGCGAAGCAGGCCACGCCCGTGCTGGTCAAGGCGCTGGAGGAGCCCACGAGCGTCGGCCGCCGGGAGCTGCTCACCGCGCTCGGGGAAGTGGGCGATGGCTCGGTGGCCGAGGTGGTGGCGCGCGACCTGTACCATGATCTGCCGGAGATCCGCGCCGCGGCCGCCGCCGCGCTGGCGCGCACGGGCACGGGGGAACAAGCCGGCGCCCTGGACGCGCTCAAGGGCGACTACTACCGCCGGGTGCGCGAGGCCGCCACGTTCGCCCTGTCGAAGACGACGACCGCGGCCGAGGGTTCCCGCTGA
- a CDS encoding SLC13 family permease — protein MALAIFLFTYVFIAGVRLPFPRLDRPGGALVGAVLMVVAGVVAPSQLFGSNEGSPHAVDMDTLILLLGMMLLADYLSRASFFRAAGAWALQKAHTPRLLLVAVAATSAFLSAFLVNDTVCLMLTPLVLVVVEDARLPPIPYLLAVCMASNSGSVATFTGNPQNMLIQGASKLPYAQFAAYMALPAIVSTAVVIAGLLYIFRHDLSHERFSTHPPPVPVDRPLLGLTLVTLLGVVAAFFAGLPMSWSALAGAAVVMTLARHVSPREALERVDYVLLLFFASLFVVVFGVNQAGWAEDIHRLFSPFMSGPPLRETLGFAGLTLVASNLFSNVPFVMLARPWIPSLQEPVLGWHVLALGSTLAGNLTLVGSVANLIVFEAARDKVSLSFLGYLRVGLPITLVSFVLALAVLLAEHALF, from the coding sequence TTGGCCCTCGCGATCTTCCTGTTCACCTACGTCTTCATCGCCGGAGTCCGTCTCCCCTTCCCCCGGTTGGACCGCCCTGGCGGCGCGCTCGTGGGCGCCGTCCTCATGGTGGTGGCGGGCGTCGTCGCTCCCTCCCAGCTCTTCGGCTCCAACGAGGGCTCCCCTCACGCCGTCGACATGGACACGCTCATCCTCCTGCTCGGGATGATGCTGCTCGCCGACTACCTCTCGCGCGCCTCCTTCTTCCGCGCCGCCGGCGCCTGGGCGCTCCAGAAGGCCCACACCCCCCGGCTCCTGCTCGTGGCCGTCGCCGCCACCAGCGCCTTCCTCTCCGCCTTCCTCGTCAACGACACCGTCTGTCTCATGCTCACCCCGCTCGTCCTCGTCGTCGTCGAGGACGCGCGCCTGCCCCCCATCCCCTACCTGCTCGCCGTGTGCATGGCCTCCAACTCGGGCTCGGTCGCCACCTTCACCGGCAACCCCCAGAACATGCTCATCCAGGGCGCCTCGAAGCTGCCCTATGCCCAGTTCGCCGCCTACATGGCCCTGCCCGCCATCGTCTCCACCGCCGTCGTCATCGCCGGGCTCCTCTACATCTTCCGCCACGACCTCTCCCACGAGCGCTTCTCCACCCATCCCCCTCCCGTCCCCGTGGATCGCCCCCTCCTGGGGCTCACGCTCGTCACGTTGCTCGGCGTGGTCGCCGCCTTCTTCGCCGGCCTGCCCATGAGCTGGAGCGCCCTCGCTGGCGCCGCCGTGGTGATGACCCTCGCCCGGCACGTGTCCCCCCGCGAAGCGCTCGAGCGCGTGGACTACGTGCTGCTGCTCTTCTTCGCCAGCCTCTTCGTCGTCGTCTTCGGCGTGAACCAGGCCGGCTGGGCCGAGGACATCCACCGCCTCTTCTCCCCCTTCATGTCCGGCCCTCCCTTGCGCGAGACGCTCGGCTTCGCGGGGCTCACCCTCGTGGCCAGCAACCTCTTCAGCAACGTGCCCTTCGTCATGCTCGCGCGCCCCTGGATTCCCTCCCTCCAGGAGCCGGTGCTCGGCTGGCACGTGCTCGCGCTCGGCTCCACGCTGGCCGGCAACCTCACCCTCGTGGGCAGCGTCGCCAACCTCATCGTCTTCGAGGCCGCCCGGGACAAGGTCTCCCTGAGCTTCCTCGGCTACCTGCGTGTGGGTCTGCCCATCACCCTCGTCAGCTTCGTGCTCGCGCTCGCGGTGCTGCTCGCCGAGCACGCCCTGTTCTGA